AACCGACCGCGCCGGGCATGGGTTGACTGAGCACATAACCGACATTTTCAGCCACGTGCTGTTTGACATCGAACCCGACCCGCGCAGTGAGTTTGTTTGGCTCACCGGGACGGCGCAAGCGGTCTTCGAGCGCGCCGGGGTGGCGGTCACACCCGAGGAGCTTGCCCGGGGCTGCCGGAAACTCGAAGGGGAATGGTTTCGCGGCGCGCACCTCGGCCCCATCGCATATCCGTATTTCCAGGCCAAGATTCCGTGGTGCCGTGCGCATTACGAGGACTATTACTACGGCGGTCTCGAACACGGCGCGGCGCTCACCGCCATGTGCATCCGCTACTACTACGCGCGGCTCAACGGCTGGCATTATTATCAGAACATCCCTATCCAGGCGTGCGCGTTCCCGCGCGGAGAACCGTACACTCCCTGCATGGATGCCGCTATCCCGGCAGGGGATGAAGAGGCCGGCGGCAGCATTCTGACCGTCGGGCACGGAGCATGCGCCAGATTGCGGTTTGACGTTTCCGATATCGCGTCACCGGAGCAATTCGAGGGGGCGGCCCTGTGGTTGCGTCTCGTTGACGGCCCTGTGGCGGGCGCCGTGGAAATCACCGGGCACGCCATGACCGGCGAAGATGCAGCGGACCACGAGCCGTCGCCCAGAGCCCGGCCCCGCATGGCTGACGTCTCCTCCTCGT
The genomic region above belongs to Candidatus Hydrogenedentota bacterium and contains:
- a CDS encoding zinc dependent phospholipase C family protein, which encodes MTVRRYIWTALLSLVLLALPAIAAGPRTHAEIGQRAWDQHLVTDPEMLPGLAGLRGDDQAMRAFYCGATFPDFGHNKINHEAAEYAHWYPYQQAYFEYMKEHFPPPWDDAARREIAFFLGILCHGVGDTPWHFDEDGHKSLLTMARETDRAGHGLTEHITDIFSHVLFDIEPDPRSEFVWLTGTAQAVFERAGVAVTPEELARGCRKLEGEWFRGAHLGPIAYPYFQAKIPWCRAHYEDYYYGGLEHGAALTAMCIRYYYARLNGWHYYQNIPIQACAFPRGEPYTPCMDAAIPAGDEEAGGSILTVGHGACARLRFDVSDIASPEQFEGAALWLRLVDGPVAGAVEITGHAMTGEDAADHEPSPRARPRMADVSSSWMVWDVTALVRQWVREPAGNYGMLLKTAPGADTDAVPAVRFYSSSALKARPDGYGGTVVAFRPILVVR